The window TCGAGGCGAGCACGCAGTGGGAGGTGCTCGAGCGGCTGCGCGCGCTCGGCTTTCCGGTGTCTCCGGAGTGCAAGCGGTGCGCGACGATCGAGGACGTCGCCGCAGCGGCGGCCGAGTTCCGCGAGCGTCGCTCCGAGCTGCCGTACGAGACCGACGGCATGGTGGTGAAGATCGACTCGCTCGATCTGCAGCGCCGTCTCGGCGCGGTCGGCAACGCGCCGCGCTGGGCGGTCGCGTACAAGTTCCCCTCCACCGAGGTCGTGACGAAGCTGCTCGACATCGGCGTCAACGTCGGGCGCACCGGCGTGCTGATGCCGTACGCGATCCTCGAGCCGACGGCGGTCGGCGGCGTGATCGTGCGCCAGGCGACGCTGCACAACGAGGACTACATCCGCGAGCGCGACATCCGGATCGGCGACCGCGTCGTGGTGAAGCGCGCGGGCGACGTCATCCCGCAGGTGCTGCGTCCGGTGCCGGAGCTACGGACCGGCGAGGAGCGCGAGTTCAAGCTGCCCGAGCGCTGTCCGGCGTGCGGTGAGGCGGTCTCGCGCGTCGAGGGCGAGGTCGCCACATACTGCGTCAACTCCGCCTGTCCCGCGCAGCTCGTGCGCTCGGTCGAGTACTTCGTGTCGCGCGGCGCGATGGACATCGACGGCTTCGGCATCCGTCAAGCGGAGCAGTTCGTCGAGGCCGGTCTGCTGCGCGACGTCGCCGACATCTTCTTCCTGCGTCCCGAGCAGCTCGAGGGCCTGCCGGGCTTCCAGAAGAAGCGCATCGACAACCTGATGGCGGCGATCGCGCGGGCGAAGGAGCGTCCGGTGTGGCGCGTGCTCGCGGCGCTCGGCATCCGCGGCGTCGGCGAGGTGGTGGCGCAGACGTTGATCGAGCACTTCGGCTCGATCGACGCGCTCGAGAAGGCGCGCGTCGAGGACTTCGAGGGCGTCGCCGGCATCGGCCCGATCCTCGCGCAGAACGTCGTCGACTGGTTCGCGAGCCCGCACAACCGGCAGATCATCGAGAAGCTGCGCGCCGCCGGCGTACGGCTGGCTCAGGACGCAGCCGATGCGGAGCCGAAGGGGCCGCAGACGCTCGCCGGGCTCACCTTCGTCATCACCGGCACGCTGCCGACCTACAGCCGCGAGGAGGCGGCCGCGATGATCAAGGCGGCGGGCGGCAAGGTGACGGGCTCGGTGAGCGCGAAGACGAGCTACCTCCTCGCGGGGGAGGCGCCGGGGAGCAAGCTCGACAAGGCGACGAAGCTCGGCGTGCCTGTGATTGACGAGGCGACGCTGCTCGCGATGATCAAGAACGGGCCGCCGGCGTCGGAGTCGTCCGAGTCGTCGTCGGAGGGGTGAGGCTGCCGCGGCCGGCAAGCGGCGCCGCGGCGGGGGAAGCCGACGCGCGGCCCCGGCCCGGGCCGGAGCCGCGGTCGAAGGTGCGCGCCGTACCGCGCGCCACGCTCACGCCGCCTGCACGGTGATGCGTCGCGGCCGCACGTCCTCGCGCTTCGGCAGCGTCAGGTAGAGCACTCCGTTCTCGAGCTTCGCTTCGATGCGGTCGCGGTCGATGTCGTCGGCCAGGCCGAAGCTGCGGCGGTACTCGCGGCTGCGGAGCTCGCCGAAGCGCAGGCGCATGCCCTCACGCTGCGGCATCTCGACGCGTCCGACGATGGTCAGGCGATCCTTCTCGACGCTCACGTCGAGGTCCTTCTCGGCGACGCCCGGTACGTCGGCGCGCAGGTGATAGGCGTCCTTGGTCTCGTAGACGTCGACGTACGGCGCGACGACGC is drawn from Candidatus Binatia bacterium and contains these coding sequences:
- the ligA gene encoding NAD-dependent DNA ligase LigA, yielding MKDEALERRAATLRAAIHHHNYRYHVLDDPEISDAEFDALLRELRALEEEHPELRTPDSPTLRVGGAPQERFAKVRHPVPTLSLGNVFDDDELYAWNERALRQLPQGTTLSYVVEPKIDGLSVVLHYEHGVFVLGATRGDGEVGEDVTANLRTVDTVPLAIPVGRDPSEAPKRLVVRGEVYMPLADFERFNEAQAARGEKVYANPRNFAAGSLRQLDPAVTASRPLRLWAYQVLAHEGFEASTQWEVLERLRALGFPVSPECKRCATIEDVAAAAAEFRERRSELPYETDGMVVKIDSLDLQRRLGAVGNAPRWAVAYKFPSTEVVTKLLDIGVNVGRTGVLMPYAILEPTAVGGVIVRQATLHNEDYIRERDIRIGDRVVVKRAGDVIPQVLRPVPELRTGEEREFKLPERCPACGEAVSRVEGEVATYCVNSACPAQLVRSVEYFVSRGAMDIDGFGIRQAEQFVEAGLLRDVADIFFLRPEQLEGLPGFQKKRIDNLMAAIARAKERPVWRVLAALGIRGVGEVVAQTLIEHFGSIDALEKARVEDFEGVAGIGPILAQNVVDWFASPHNRQIIEKLRAAGVRLAQDAADAEPKGPQTLAGLTFVITGTLPTYSREEAAAMIKAAGGKVTGSVSAKTSYLLAGEAPGSKLDKATKLGVPVIDEATLLAMIKNGPPASESSESSSEG
- a CDS encoding Hsp20/alpha crystallin family protein, whose product is MSTTAEKTANLSSDRAPAPVERPRERVRVVAPYVDVYETKDAYHLRADVPGVAEKDLDVSVEKDRLTIVGRVEMPQREGMRLRFGELRSREYRRSFGLADDIDRDRIEAKLENGVLYLTLPKREDVRPRRITVQAA